Sequence from the Gemmatimonadota bacterium genome:
CCTGATTGCGAACAGTGGCACTCAGCGTAAAGGATGCACCTGCATCCGGGCTGCTATCGCTGACTTTGGGCGATTCGACAATTAGGTCGGGAGGTGCAGTGCCCTGGCCCGATGGAGTTGGAGGAATTGGAGGGGTTGGAGGCTTCTGGGCTACGACGCTTTTGCCAAAGTTGTCGGTGAAGATTAGAAGGTCTTCAAAAGCAATTTTACCATCTCTATTGAGGTCGTATTTTGCCTCATACTTATCCTGGCCGTCCTCAGATCCAAACGCGTTTACAAACATCAAAAAGTCAGGAAAATCCACAATCCCGCTGCCGTCAAAGTCAAGAGAAGGTGGCGCAGTGGTCTCTAAGGCTACGGTGCTGGTCTGGGGGGATAGAATCAAGAAGATCAGGCTCAGCAGACTGGTTATGCCGAGTACGAAGGAGAGAAATTTAACAGGAGGTTTCATTTTCATGTCATGTTAGAGCAGTAGTTAATTCGAGGATCCTTTTAATTCGAAGATCCTTCTTTGCCGAAGGCATCGACAAAGATCAGAAAATCACCTATCCCAATAGTGCCATCCCCATCCAGATCATACCGCGTATCATACCCCGCATCGCCACGACTTAATCCAAACAGTTCCACAAATTCCAAAAAATCGGCAATATTGACAGTCCCATCGCCGTTAAAGTCGGGATTGGAAGGTCGAGATGGATCAGGAGTTTGAGGTGTGATATACGGCGACATATCCCACAAGAGAATTGTGCCATCCCCTGATCCGGAAGATAGAAGTATTCCATCTGGCGAGAACGACACGGAAAAGACGTTGTCCGTATGCCCTTCAAGAAGGACGGCGTTTCCCGTTGCTACGTCCCACAGCAGAACCGTGTCATCCAGAGACCCGGAGGATAGTATTGTCCCATCGGGTGAAAAGGACACAGAAGTGATTGCTTCTGTATGTCCTTTAAGCATGGCGGTTGTTGTGCGCGTGTTTACGTCCCACAGCAGGATTGTGCCATCTATTGATCCTGAAGCGAGTAGTCCATCCTTATCCTGCGAAAATGCCATAGAACTGATCACCTGCGTATGTCCTTCAAGTGTGGTGGTTATTGTGCGCGTGTTTACGTCCCACAGCAGGATTGTGCCATCCAAAGATCCTGAAGCAAGTATTGTCCCATCGGGCGAGAACGCGATAGAACTGACCGTCTGTCCGTCAAGTGAGGCAGTCGTTGTGCGCGTGTTTACGTCCCACAGCAGAATTGTGCCATCCAAAGATCCAGAAGCAAGTAGCGTTTCACTCTTATCAGGCGAGAACGCGACAGAACTGACTGACTGTCCTTCAAGAGTGGTGGTATTTCCCGTAGTAATGTCCCACAGAAGGATGTTTCCATCCAGAAACCCGGAAGCTATCAGTCTCCCATCTGGTGAAAACGACACAGAAAAGACATCTCCCGAATGTTCCTCAAGCCTGGTAGTCTGCTCTCTTCTCGCTGCGTCCCACAGGAGTATAGTGCCGTCCAGAGACCCGGAAGCCAGTAACATTTCATCCTCATCGGGAGAGAACGAGACAGAACTGACTGACTGCGTATGGCCTTCAAGGGTGGTGGCGTTTTCAGTCGTCACATCCCATAGCACAACCGTACCATCCGGAGAACCGGAAGCGAGTAGTAGCTCCCCATCCTCATCCTGAGATAGGGATACAGAATTGACATGATCTGTGTGCTCTTCAAGGGTGGCCGTATTTGTGCGTGTGGCTATGTTCCATAGCTTGATCGTCTTATCATCAGATCCGGAAGCGAGTGTTGTCCCGTCGGATGAAAATGTCACGGAATTGACATCATCTATATGTCCTTCAAGGGTGGTGGTGTTTTCCGTCGCGATGTCCCACAGCACGACCGTGCCATCCCCCAATCCGGAAGCGAGTGTTGTTCCATCAGGTGAAAAGGCTACGGAAAAGACATTGCCTCTGTGCGCTTCAAAGATGGTGGTCGTTGTGCCTGTCTGCACATCCCACAGTTTGATTGTTCTATCCAAAGACCCGGAAGCCAGTACCCCCTGGCGGGAAAACGCCACAGAACTGACCCAATCTGTATGCCCTTCAAGTGTGGTGGCATTTCCAGTTGCAATATCCCACAGCACGACCGTGCCATCCTTTCGCCCAGAAGCTATCAGTGTTCCATCGGGGGAAAATGCCACCGATTCTACTGACCTGGATGCCGTCAGCGTCTCTTTTTGTGAAAATGCTACGGGAGAGATTCCCCTGCGCGCTTCAAAAGTATTGGTATTTTGTCCCGTCGCGATGTCCCACAGCGCAACCGTGCCATCTACTGATCCGGAGGCCAGTTGCATCCCATCTCTTGAAAACGCCACAGAATTGACTGCGCTTGCAGAGGGTAATAGCATGAGTTCACGGGCGGTCGCCACATCGTAAAGCCATACGCCAATGCCACTTGCCACAGCGAGACTTTGACCGTTTGGCGAGAATGCAACCGCTTTGTCCCCTGTACCAATCGGTCCTTTTCCCAGGCGTGCGATTGCACCGTCGGGTACATGCCATGTTGGATAATCACCGTCCAGGTTCGGCACAGCAGGCGTTCCAATGCTCATTGCATGAAATGTTACCGGCTCAGGCCCGGCGATAGATACTTCAACGGTGTTTGTCCCCGGATTGGGACTAGGGGTAAGCGTAGCCTCAGCGCGGCCATCTGCATCGGTTGTTGCGTACTCAATCGTGAATCGTCCGCTGAGCTTTCCTGCACCGGCGGTAACTCTGAACGTGACTTGCACATCTGGTAAGGGATTATCGTTCTGATCTCGTACTTCGACGATTAGAGGATTCGCCAACATTGCTCTGGGTGTGCCCTGCTGGTTATCGCCGGAGATTTTTTTCAGTATATCAGGGCGAGGCTGCGTCCATTCAGATACGTTCCAAAGCCAGATCCTGCCATTTACGGCTCCGGAAGCGAGTAGCGTTCCATCAGAGGAAAACGCCATAGAACTGATCGCATTTTTATCTTCCTCAAGAGTGGTGATTTGTTTTCTTTTTGCCACGTTCCACAGTATAACCATGCCATCCACTGATCCGGAGGATAGTACTGTTCCATCTTGCGAAAACGTTACAGAACTGACGGCATCCGTATGCTCCTCAAAGGTGGCGATATTTGTGCCTGCCTGTACGTCCCATAGCTTGACTGTGTTATCATCAGATCCAGAAGCGAGGATTGTGCCATCGCGTGAAAACGACACAGAAGAGACATCATCCGTATGCTCCTCAAAGGTGGCGATATTTGTGCCTGTCGCGACATCCCACAGGAGGATTGTGCCATTCGCTGATCCGGAAGCGAGTAGCGTTCCATCTTGCGAAAATGCCATAGAACTGACGGCATTCCTGTGCCCCTCAAGGGAGGTGGCATTCTTTGTCGCGACATCCCACAGCAGGATTGCGCCATTCACGAACCCGGAAGCGAGCAATATTCCATCTGAGGTAAATGCTACAGCACTGACCACATCTGT
This genomic interval carries:
- a CDS encoding dockerin type I domain-containing protein gives rise to the protein MKPPVKFLSFVLGITSLLSLIFLILSPQTSTVALETTAPPSLDFDGSGIVDFPDFLMFVNAFGSEDGQDKYEAKYDLNRDGKIAFEDLLIFTDNFGKSVVAQKPPTPPIPPTPSGQGTAPPDLIVESPKVSDSSPDAGASFTLSATVRNQ
- a CDS encoding Ig-like domain-containing protein, with the translated sequence MKEFILYSTFFILALSLFVQDSRAQNTLEGHTNAVESVAFSHDGTMLVSGSRDGTVVLWNATTRRNTDTFEGHTDVVSAVAFAPDGTLLASGSSVDGTVKLWNVQAGTNIAILEDQTDVVSAVAFTSDGILLASGFVNGAILLWDVATKNATSLEGHRNAVSSMAFSQDGTLLASGSANGTILLWDVATGTNIATFEEHTDDVSSVSFSRDGTILASGSDDNTVKLWDVQAGTNIATFEEHTDAVSSVTFSQDGTVLSSGSVDGMVILWNVAKRKQITTLEEDKNAISSMAFSSDGTLLASGAVNGRIWLWNVSEWTQPRPDILKKISGDNQQGTPRAMLANPLIVEVRDQNDNPLPDVQVTFRVTAGAGKLSGRFTIEYATTDADGRAEATLTPSPNPGTNTVEVSIAGPEPVTFHAMSIGTPAVPNLDGDYPTWHVPDGAIARLGKGPIGTGDKAVAFSPNGQSLAVASGIGVWLYDVATARELMLLPSASAVNSVAFSRDGMQLASGSVDGTVALWDIATGQNTNTFEARRGISPVAFSQKETLTASRSVESVAFSPDGTLIASGRKDGTVVLWDIATGNATTLEGHTDWVSSVAFSRQGVLASGSLDRTIKLWDVQTGTTTTIFEAHRGNVFSVAFSPDGTTLASGLGDGTVVLWDIATENTTTLEGHIDDVNSVTFSSDGTTLASGSDDKTIKLWNIATRTNTATLEEHTDHVNSVSLSQDEDGELLLASGSPDGTVVLWDVTTENATTLEGHTQSVSSVSFSPDEDEMLLASGSLDGTILLWDAARREQTTRLEEHSGDVFSVSFSPDGRLIASGFLDGNILLWDITTGNTTTLEGQSVSSVAFSPDKSETLLASGSLDGTILLWDVNTRTTTASLDGQTVSSIAFSPDGTILASGSLDGTILLWDVNTRTITTTLEGHTQVISSMAFSQDKDGLLASGSIDGTILLWDVNTRTTTAMLKGHTEAITSVSFSPDGTILSSGSLDDTVLLWDVATGNAVLLEGHTDNVFSVSFSPDGILLSSGSGDGTILLWDMSPYITPQTPDPSRPSNPDFNGDGTVNIADFLEFVELFGLSRGDAGYDTRYDLDGDGTIGIGDFLIFVDAFGKEGSSN